A portion of the Hyalangium minutum genome contains these proteins:
- a CDS encoding ferritin-like domain-containing protein, whose translation MIRLQRSLIEGLKSSIPEILLQALRQALQQAVMLEHSTIPVYLYGLYSLDESKNGAIAEILQSVVVEEMLHMTLAANVLNALGGSPAIDTPDFIPTYPGNLPGSVESSLVVHLRPFSQDQLMTYLQIEQPAKAIDIPSDAQSADDGITIGQFYDALAAAITVLAVIDPKAFVNPARNQVGPDLMWGSVIVTDAASARKAIATIVEQGEGSKVSPDESTDGPPAHYYRFMQIYAGAMLQSAPGKTPPWAYSGAPVLMDVEGIYPVPNNPKAANYAPGSAQALANDMFNYTYTSLLKALHALFNGQNTQDQLNVAIGLMMSLKGQAKAMMAGIPNPSAPYTGPSFEYKPVLPAR comes from the coding sequence ATGATCCGCCTTCAACGTTCCCTCATCGAAGGGCTGAAGTCGTCCATCCCCGAGATATTGCTCCAGGCGCTGCGGCAGGCGCTGCAACAGGCGGTGATGCTGGAACACTCCACCATCCCGGTCTACCTCTACGGGCTGTATTCGCTGGACGAAAGCAAGAACGGGGCGATCGCGGAGATCCTGCAGTCGGTGGTGGTCGAGGAAATGCTGCACATGACGCTGGCGGCCAACGTGCTCAACGCACTCGGCGGCTCGCCCGCGATCGATACGCCGGACTTCATTCCGACCTATCCGGGCAACCTTCCCGGCAGCGTCGAGAGCAGCCTGGTCGTGCATCTGCGGCCGTTCTCGCAGGATCAGCTGATGACCTATCTGCAGATCGAGCAGCCGGCCAAGGCGATCGACATCCCGTCGGATGCGCAGTCCGCGGACGACGGCATCACCATTGGTCAGTTCTACGATGCGCTCGCGGCGGCGATCACGGTGCTCGCGGTGATCGACCCCAAGGCGTTTGTCAATCCGGCGCGCAACCAGGTCGGACCGGACTTGATGTGGGGTTCGGTCATCGTCACCGACGCCGCCTCCGCGCGGAAGGCGATCGCGACCATCGTTGAGCAGGGCGAGGGCTCGAAGGTCTCGCCCGACGAATCCACGGACGGTCCCCCCGCGCATTACTACCGCTTCATGCAGATCTACGCCGGCGCGATGCTCCAATCCGCTCCGGGCAAGACACCCCCGTGGGCCTACAGCGGTGCTCCGGTCTTGATGGACGTCGAAGGCATCTACCCAGTGCCGAACAACCCCAAGGCCGCGAACTATGCGCCCGGCTCGGCGCAGGCCCTCGCCAACGACATGTTCAACTACACGTACACCTCGCTGCTGAAGGCGCTGCATGCGCTGTTCAACGGCCAGAACACCCAGGATCAGCTGAACGTGGCGATCGGGTTGATGATGTCGCTCAAGGGGCAGGCGAAGGCGATGATGGCGGGCATTCCCAACCCGTCCGCGCCCTACACCGGACCGAGCTTCGAATACAAACCGGTGCTCCCGGCGCGCTGA